The Streptomyces uncialis genomic interval CTGGCGCACGCGGTCGGGCCCTGGGTGGGCATGGACGTTCCCCGGAACGTCATGCTGCTGCTCGCGGTGGCACTGGCCGCACGGCGCTTCACGAACACGGCGGCGGCGGGCTCCGTGTGCCTGGGGGCACTGGCCGTCACCCTGACGATGGGACGTGCACAGGGACCATCCGGGCAGGTGATGTTCCGGGAGTGGGCACTGGTGATCCACCCGTCGGACAGCGGCGCGGCGTGGGTGGCGGCGGTCATCCTCTTCGCCCTCGCCCTGGCCGTGTCGTCCGGCGCGGGCCGCTTTCCGCCGCGCGGGCGTGCGTACGGGTGACGTTGACCTCGCGGAACGCGGGAGCCTCACCGGCGCGCGTCACAGCGCGGGGACCGGAGCACATGCCTGCCGCTGGCGGTCACCCATGGAACTCAATCGCCTCGCTGATCAGCGCCCGTGCCGCCTGGCCGTGGACGGCCATCCCCGTGAGACGGGAGAACGCCTTCGCGTACACCGCGATCTCACCGGGCGCGGTGACGTTCACCCCGGCAGTCAGCAGCTCGACGCTCACCTGGCGTTCGTCGAACATGTAGAACGCCTCCAGCGGCCACACCCGCCGCTCCGCGCCGGCCGGGACGATGCCGAGGCTCACCTGGGGCAGCGCCATGACCGCCAGCAGATAGCCGAGCTGACCCGCCATGGTCGCCGGGTCGCCCACCCGGTGGCGCAGCACGGCCTCCTCGATGAGCAGCACGAACCGGTGGCGGCCGTCGTGCAGGACCTCGGAGCGTTCCACCCGGGAGGCGGCGGCGTCCGGCGCGTCGTCGGGGGTGCCCTGGAAGTCCGCGATGGCCGACAGCAGGGCGGTGGCGTACGCCTCGGTCTGGAGCATTCCGGGGACGACGTTCGAGCAGTACACGCGGAACAGCCGGGTCCGCTCGTAGAGGGGGACCACCTCGTCCTGGGCCCCGCGCATCCCGTGCCGGTGGAGCTTCTTCCAGTGGACGTACAGCCGGTCGGCCCGGCGGTTGGCCGCGACGAGATCCCTGACCTGGTCGTGCGCCCCGCAGGCCGCGCACCACGCACGGATGTCCGCGTCCGACGGCGCCGTCCTCGCCCGCTCG includes:
- a CDS encoding helix-turn-helix domain-containing protein translates to MPASPSSHAQAAREVIAGRLRELRVEAEITGHELAVRCGWSPAKSSRIERARTAPSDADIRAWCAACGAHDQVRDLVAANRRADRLYVHWKKLHRHGMRGAQDEVVPLYERTRLFRVYCSNVVPGMLQTEAYATALLSAIADFQGTPDDAPDAAASRVERSEVLHDGRHRFVLLIEEAVLRHRVGDPATMAGQLGYLLAVMALPQVSLGIVPAGAERRVWPLEAFYMFDERQVSVELLTAGVNVTAPGEIAVYAKAFSRLTGMAVHGQAARALISEAIEFHG